The Syntrophales bacterium DNA segment GGTAGTGGTGGACGCCGTTTTGACAAGAACGGAGATTATGAGCCGGTACAGGGGGGGAAATATAGGCGCCCTGAAAACCGTTTAGCGCCTGTCCACAAATAACCTGGGCAAAATTGCGCTCAGATTTGAGTTGGATTTGGTTGCGGCGATTGAACAAAACCGAAGACGTAGCAGCGCTACGTTGAGGATTTTGTGATTGAGCCACAGCCAAAGATGGCCCAAAGATGAGTTGCAAGATGTTCAGGTTATTTGTGGACAGGCCTTTAGCGCTTATGCCAATATAGCCCTCGCCTGGGCTGCGTCCTGCTTGATCTGCGCGATCAGTTTTTCGGGGCTCTCGAACCGGATCTCGGCGCGCAGCCGCTCGAAAAAAAGAACATCCAGAATTTCGCCGTAGATGTCCTGGTGAAAATCGAAGATATGGACTTCCACAGAGAGCTTGCCGCCGGCAAAGGTCGGGTTGAATCCGATATTCACAACGCCGTCATGGCTTTTACCCTTTAAAAGGCAGCGAACGGCATAGACGCCGTGGGGGGGAAGCAGTTCCTTGTTGGCTTCGACGTTTGCCGTTGGGAAGCCCAACTCAACCCCACGCTGATCGCCGGCAACCACCCGCCCGGAGATGTTGTAGGGGCGACCGAGGAGCGCCGCGGCAAAACGGACATCGCCTTGGAGAATGGCCTCCCGGATTTTTGTACTGCTGACAATTTCACTGCCTGCACAAAACGCGTTCATGGCCTCTACTGCGAATCCCAGCCTCCTGCCTTCCGTGGCCAGAAAAGCCTCATTCCCCTCCCTGGCATGACCAAAGGTGTAGTCGTGGCCAATTATGATCTTTCTGATTCGCAATTTTTCCCAGAGGATCTCCTGCACGAACTCCCGCGCCGTGGTTTGAGAATATTCAAGCGAAAACGGGATAATAAGGAAAGCTCCTATACCGATCTCACGGAGCAGACTGATCTTTTCCTCAGCGGAGGAGATGAGATAGAAAGGACGTCTGTCCGGGTGGAGAACCATCTTCGGGTGAGGGTCAAAACTGATGACAACCGTCTTGCACCCTTCCCGGCCTGCCTCTTCCACCATCCTTTGAAAAATGTATCGGTGACCCAGATGAATCCCGTCGAAATTGCCAATGGTCGCAAAAACCCCCTGCAAATCAGCGGGGATGTTTTCACTGCCGCGAATAATATCCATATAAAAAGTGAGCCTCCCTCCAAGTTGGCGTACATTAGCACCAATCACAGATATTTCAAGGAAAATCGCCGTATTTAAAATATATCCGCTCATAACGAAGCGGCTGCCGGCATGTTTATACCATCGGGAAGAACCGCCGGCGCTTTGCCCGATCATTAAAAAGGAAAGTATCCAACGCGCGCCTTCTTTTTAACTTGACAATGGCCAAGGCGTCATTGTAAAAAGCGCATCGTTTCGTACACGGAAACAATGCCGAAGTGGCGGAATTGGTAGACGCGCTAGGTTCAGGGTCTAGTGGGCGTACGCCTGTCCGGGTTCAAATCCCGGCTTCGGCACCATTTTGAAATTTTTTTTAGTTGAAATGGGAGGTTAGATATCTGGTCTAACCTCCCATTTTTGTCTGGGGTACTTTATGCACTACCAGCCCTGTCTTGTATTATGCAACAGGGCTTTTTTTCGGCAGTGCTGTTTCGCGCTCAAAGGAGTAGTAAGATTAAATATACATTCAGAACCAACCACGAACTGCTCGCCGAAAATGCCGTCCTCAAGCGGAGCATTGAAGAACTGAAAAGTACTGAAGCCCGGTATCGCAAGTTATTTGAGCGATCCAGCGACGCTATCTTCCTGGTTGAAAAAAGCACTGGACGGTACTTAGATGCAAATATTGCGGCTCTGGAATTGGTGGGGCAATCTTTAGCAGAGATAAAATCGCTTACAACACATGATATCTCACCGCGCAATGCAGCAGAACGTCTCCAGAAAATATCCGCAAACGATGAAACGCTCAATTTTGGCAAAGTCGCATATGTGCGGCCTGATGGAACCAAGAGACAAACCTTGCTCCACACGGTTTCTCTTGATGAAAAGACTATTTTCGGCATTGCCCATGACATAACCGAAATCAAGCAGACCGAAAAGATGCTGACATTTTTAGCGCAGTGCGGCACGGCTTCGGGCGATGATTTTTTTCAATCGCTGGCGCGATATCTGGCCGAAACCGCAGAACTGAACTTTGTCTGCATCTGCCGGCTGTATGGAGTTCAACCGACCGTCCAGACGGTGGCTCTCTATGCTGACGGCAAGTTCGAGGATAATATATCTTATCACCTCAATAATACCCCCGTTGACAAGATTTCCGGACAGACCGTTTATTGCTTCTTCGAGAACATTTGCAAGGTGCTGCCCCACAATGAAGCGCTTCAGGATATCGTGGCGGAGAGTTGCATCGGCGCCACACTTTTTAGCCATTCAGGAAGCCCCATCGGTTTGATTGCCCTCGCAGGACGGAGTCCGCTGGCAGATCCGCAAAAGATGGAATCTTTGTTAAAGCTGGTGGCGATCCGTGCGGCCGCTGAACTGGAACGCACACAGTATGAAGAAGAGTTAACAACAGCAAAAGCTTTCATAGAGGCAGCCATAAATAGTTTGACTGATTCACTCTATATCGTAAGAATGGCTGATTTTACTGTCTTGGGAGCAAACAAGGCCTTCACCGATGTTATCGGACTTGACGCGAACGCGATCATTGGCAAACATTGTTACGAATTGACGCATCATCGATCAGTTCCCTGTGACTACCCTCATGATCCTTGCCCCCTTATGGAAACGCTAAAGACCGGGCAACCTTCAACAATGGAGCATCTTCACTTTGACAGCACTGGTGAAAAACATTTTTTTGAAGTATCGGCTTTCCCGATACGGGACAAACAAGGCAAGATAGAGCGGATAGTCCATTTGGACAGAGACGTTACCGAGCGCAAACAATTGGAAGAAGAGTTGCGGATACACACTGAAGCGCTGGAAAAATTAGTAGAGGAACGTACCACGGAACTGGCAATAAGGAACGGGAACCTTGAGGAAATGAATACTGCCCTGCATGTACTCCTGAAGAAACGGGAGGACGACAAGAGAATGGTAGAGGAGCTCATTGTCTCGAATATCAAGAGTCTGGTGTGTCCATATATAGAAAAAATGCAAACCAACGTCCACGATGCCAAGCAGCATCTGTTGCTTGGCATTATCGAAACCAATTTGAATGAACTATTATCCCCGCTGCTGCAAAATATACTGCAATTCAACTTGACCCCCCAAGAGGTTCATGTGGCGTCAATGGTTAAAGAGGGAAAGAGCACCAAAGAGATAGCGGAAGTATTGGGAGTGGAAACCAGCACCATTGATGCGCACCGGAACAGGATTAGAAAAAAGCTCGTTTTGAGCAGAAACATAAACCTGCAATCAAAATTGCAGTCACTTCTGTAATATGTAAATTTCCTCAATATTAATATATCATTGTTGCCATATTGTACGTTTCGCTTAAACCTGTTCTACTACAATCGAAAAATCTTGCGATAATGAAGAAAACAAGCGGCAAACTTCGGGCTCGGAGAGAACCGGTCTATGAATAGCCGGCAAGGTTACGAATTTTCAAGCGCAATCAAGATTGTTTTATTTCATTTCGTTATAAACGCTGCTGTTATTTGTGCTTTCGTTGGTAAGTATCATCCCTCAATATGTTGAGGTTCCGCCAAATATTGAGGCTAAGCGAATTATTGCAGACTTTTCCGCTGTTCGCACCTATGAATCTAACCAACTGTTATTAGATGATTAATCATATCTTCTGATTTTCCTATGGCCATTGGCAAACTATTTGCCTTACCTGTTCGTTGTGATGCGATCATCCTCCCAAAACGTGAGTTCTGATCACTGCTTCGGGCTTCTGTCTTCCACGGATATTTTGTTCATTCTTAAAAATAGTTTGCAACTGGGGGTAATATGAAAAAACTTTATTTAGCGCCAGTAATTCTTTCCGTCTTGTTCTCTGCCACAAACATATTTGCACAACCAGCTTCCATAACGTGGCCGCTTACCAAGTTAAAGAAAAGATGTAATATTAATAATAAGTTACTATCTTTGCTGGTCCTTTTTTTAC contains these protein-coding regions:
- a CDS encoding PAS domain S-box protein, with the protein product MSGVLYALPALSCIMQQGFFSAVLFRAQRSSKIKYTFRTNHELLAENAVLKRSIEELKSTEARYRKLFERSSDAIFLVEKSTGRYLDANIAALELVGQSLAEIKSLTTHDISPRNAAERLQKISANDETLNFGKVAYVRPDGTKRQTLLHTVSLDEKTIFGIAHDITEIKQTEKMLTFLAQCGTASGDDFFQSLARYLAETAELNFVCICRLYGVQPTVQTVALYADGKFEDNISYHLNNTPVDKISGQTVYCFFENICKVLPHNEALQDIVAESCIGATLFSHSGSPIGLIALAGRSPLADPQKMESLLKLVAIRAAAELERTQYEEELTTAKAFIEAAINSLTDSLYIVRMADFTVLGANKAFTDVIGLDANAIIGKHCYELTHHRSVPCDYPHDPCPLMETLKTGQPSTMEHLHFDSTGEKHFFEVSAFPIRDKQGKIERIVHLDRDVTERKQLEEELRIHTEALEKLVEERTTELAIRNGNLEEMNTALHVLLKKREDDKRMVEELIVSNIKSLVCPYIEKMQTNVHDAKQHLLLGIIETNLNELLSPLLQNILQFNLTPQEVHVASMVKEGKSTKEIAEVLGVETSTIDAHRNRIRKKLVLSRNINLQSKLQSLL
- a CDS encoding bifunctional riboflavin kinase/FAD synthetase, yielding MDIIRGSENIPADLQGVFATIGNFDGIHLGHRYIFQRMVEEAGREGCKTVVISFDPHPKMVLHPDRRPFYLISSAEEKISLLREIGIGAFLIIPFSLEYSQTTAREFVQEILWEKLRIRKIIIGHDYTFGHAREGNEAFLATEGRRLGFAVEAMNAFCAGSEIVSSTKIREAILQGDVRFAAALLGRPYNISGRVVAGDQRGVELGFPTANVEANKELLPPHGVYAVRCLLKGKSHDGVVNIGFNPTFAGGKLSVEVHIFDFHQDIYGEILDVLFFERLRAEIRFESPEKLIAQIKQDAAQARAILA